In Corvus cornix cornix isolate S_Up_H32 chromosome 28, ASM73873v5, whole genome shotgun sequence, one genomic interval encodes:
- the HAUS8 gene encoding HAUS augmin-like complex subunit 8, protein MSSEGSDTLAGEGAPKTKRKGGRIVQSRYLQFGKKDSKKAPGLPSSGVAQRKAEKDASSSSSSSNASLQSSRTEARSVVSQKHKTSAGVDHSSLNQSGFEKGYLQSTLLDEGKMKLPDLDISAINGKTDPKKSSHSESASEGDSETQKITEGTDEETDFWDPIEELESETLLLTYLRIRAEKKVAEMEEKAEKNLLMLCEEKQRQQEKLWELKREILLEEREQQLNETLDKQIEVLSPLVAVCEQFKEQYKSFAASLDATRHELPIKNIHIEGDKQTYLDELGKQLTITQELLTEVMPNHSEDSAKALSALQELKEVSQQMNKGLQRSFTDVQNLSFEACKEVSLHNQYVCEENHGVDVVKRWYFD, encoded by the exons ATGTCCTCCGAGGGCAGCGACACGCTGGCAGGCGAAGGAGCGCCTAAAACTAAGCGGAAAG GAGGGAGAATCGTGCAGTCTCGCTACCTGCAGTTCGGTAAGAAAGACAGCAAGAAGGCGCCAGGACTGCCGAGCTCAGGCGTCGCTCAGCGAAAGGCAGAAAAG GATGCTTCATCAAGTTCCTCTTCATCAAATGCTTCTCTGCAGTCTTCTAGAACTGAAGCAAGATCGGTTGTTTCTCAGAAACACAAAACTTCTGCTG GTGTTGACCATAGCTCATTAAATCAAAGTGGTTTTGAGAAGGGTTACTTGCAGTCCACTTTATTagatgaaggaaaaatgaagctaCCCGACCTTGATATTTCTGCTATTAATG GTAAAACTGACCCCAAGAAGAGTTCTCATTCAGAATCTGCTTCAGAAGGAGAttcagagacacagaaaataacCGAAGGGACTGATGAG gaaactgATTTTTGGGATCCGATAGAAGAGCTGGAATCTGAGACACTGCTTTTAACTTACCTAAGAATAAGG gcagaaaaaaaagttgctgaaatggaggaaaaagcagaaaaaaacttgCTAATGTTgtgtgaagaaaagcagagacaaCAGGAGAAGCTCTGGGAGCTGAAACGTGAAATTCTGCTCgaggagagagagcagcagctcaatGAAACATTAGACAAACAG ATAGAAGTGCTGTCTCCCCTTGTTGCTGTCTGTGAACAGTTTAAAGAGCAATATAAAAGCTTTGCAGCTTCCCTGGATGCTACGAGACATGAATTACCCATAAAGAACATTCACATAGAAGGAGATAAGCAAACCTACCTTG ATGAACTGGGAAAGCAATTAACGATCACACAGGAGCTTCTGACAGAAGTAATGCCAAACCACTCAGAAGATAGTGCAAAAGCACTTAGTGCACTGCAAGAGCTTAAAGAAGTGTCTCAGCAAATGAATAAAGGGCTTCAAAG GAGCTTCACAGATGTGCAGAATCTGTCGTTTGAAGCCTGTAAAGAAGTTTCTCTGCATAACCAATACGTGTGTGAAGAGAATCATGGAGTAGATGTTGTGAAACGCTGGTATTTCGACTAA